The proteins below come from a single Borreliella afzelii genomic window:
- a CDS encoding insulinase family protein has protein sequence MKKKKIFKLISKTYLEEHDAEGLYFKHDSGLEIFHLKSDSFKENAFCIAFKTIPSNNTGVAHVLEHTIFCGSNKYKIKDPFLYLLKGSLNTFLNAMTFPDKTIYLAASTIEKDYFNLFNIYADSIFNPLLKKEAFMQEGYNVNPKDFKVSGIVFNEMKGSYSNKNSLINEIASSSLFEEGAYKYDSGGIPTNIIDLTYESFLDFYKKYYTLENCKIFLCGNIQTEKNLNFIEKYIIRPYKKEKSNVNIEIEKVKRWEKGKKLTYKIPKENDNTLGVYTINWLCTEINNIEDSIGLEILSEILLDDSCPFTINVLKSGIGEDIAHISGINTDLKESIFSFGLQNVVEKKEKEFKNLIFSELKNLVKNKIPKELIKGILFGYEFALKEEKGQNLPIALMIKSFKGWLNGMHPIKTLQTSHYINEITNKLEKGIYYFENLIEKYLILNKHYTLISFIPSYDTEKEMEEEIEKKLMAKEIEIKQNPEEFLQFKKDYNQFKKYQNKKDSKADIAKLPLLKIEDLPKQIEKSLDLNEIKELNLHSFKFKNNNIFNVNLFFKLNFLEKEDYIYLSLLKRALQDLSTKNYSYIDINNKIQNTLGQINISESYDEDINGNILNSFNISFKSFNHKVKESFELIKEILININFHDYERLKEITLSLKNDFKSLLIPKGHLLAILRSKSKLKLNEYLKELQNGITGREFWQKVKTDTESLKDIANKLDNLKNKIILKNNLSALIMGNTDDILKNLENELFNLKENLKEHNYYNGLLNIETANNKTLKEIIIIQSKVAFNAICFPSYKINDENYPKANFLEHILRSGIFWEKIRVIGGAYGASASIANGIFSFASYRDPNFIKTYQAFENSLEELANNKLTNEEIYTYLIGLIGTNIYVKTKATEALQSYRRKMLNISDSLRQAIRNAYFTITPQDIKEISEKILTQIRHRNSIASLINNKTYEEEKNNLEKLIGKEYNVKKIY, from the coding sequence ATGAAAAAGAAAAAAATTTTCAAACTAATTTCAAAAACTTATTTAGAAGAACATGATGCAGAAGGACTTTATTTTAAACATGACAGCGGTCTTGAAATATTTCACTTAAAAAGTGATTCTTTTAAAGAAAATGCATTTTGCATAGCCTTCAAGACAATACCTTCAAACAATACGGGGGTTGCACATGTTTTAGAACATACAATTTTTTGTGGTTCTAATAAATATAAAATAAAAGATCCATTTCTTTATCTATTAAAGGGAAGTCTAAACACATTTTTAAATGCAATGACATTTCCAGACAAAACCATCTACCTAGCAGCATCTACAATTGAGAAAGACTATTTTAATTTATTTAATATCTATGCCGATTCTATATTTAACCCATTGCTTAAAAAAGAAGCATTTATGCAAGAAGGATACAATGTAAATCCAAAAGATTTTAAAGTATCTGGAATTGTCTTTAACGAAATGAAAGGCAGCTACTCAAATAAAAATTCTCTAATCAACGAAATAGCAAGTAGTTCTCTTTTTGAAGAAGGAGCATATAAATACGATTCAGGCGGAATCCCAACAAATATTATTGATCTCACCTACGAAAGTTTTTTAGATTTTTATAAAAAATATTATACACTTGAAAACTGTAAAATATTTTTATGCGGCAACATTCAGACTGAAAAAAATCTAAATTTCATTGAAAAATACATAATAAGGCCTTATAAAAAAGAAAAAAGCAATGTTAATATTGAAATAGAAAAAGTTAAAAGATGGGAAAAAGGAAAAAAATTAACATACAAAATTCCTAAAGAAAACGATAATACTCTTGGTGTATACACAATAAATTGGCTTTGTACAGAAATTAACAATATTGAAGACAGTATTGGTCTTGAAATTCTCTCAGAAATACTTTTAGATGATTCTTGTCCATTCACGATCAATGTCTTAAAAAGCGGGATTGGTGAAGATATAGCCCATATTAGCGGAATCAATACAGATTTAAAAGAATCCATTTTTTCATTTGGACTTCAAAATGTTGTTGAAAAAAAAGAAAAAGAATTTAAAAATTTAATTTTCAGTGAGCTTAAAAATTTAGTAAAAAATAAAATTCCAAAAGAGCTAATAAAAGGCATTCTTTTTGGCTACGAATTCGCTCTAAAAGAAGAAAAAGGACAAAATCTCCCCATCGCTTTAATGATAAAAAGTTTCAAAGGATGGCTAAATGGCATGCATCCAATCAAAACATTACAAACAAGCCACTATATAAATGAAATTACAAATAAATTGGAAAAAGGAATTTATTATTTTGAAAATTTAATCGAAAAATATCTAATACTTAACAAGCATTATACATTAATAAGCTTTATTCCATCATATGATACAGAAAAAGAAATGGAAGAAGAAATTGAAAAAAAATTAATGGCAAAGGAAATTGAAATTAAACAAAATCCAGAAGAATTTTTACAATTTAAAAAAGACTACAATCAGTTTAAAAAATACCAAAATAAAAAAGACTCTAAAGCAGATATAGCAAAACTTCCTTTACTAAAAATAGAAGATTTACCAAAACAAATAGAAAAAAGTTTGGATCTTAATGAAATAAAAGAACTAAATCTACATTCTTTTAAATTTAAGAATAACAACATTTTTAATGTAAACTTATTTTTTAAACTAAATTTTTTAGAAAAAGAAGATTATATATACTTATCTTTATTAAAAAGAGCTCTCCAAGATTTATCTACAAAAAACTATTCTTATATAGATATTAACAATAAAATCCAAAATACTTTGGGACAAATAAATATATCTGAAAGTTATGACGAAGATATTAATGGAAACATTTTAAATTCATTTAATATTAGCTTTAAATCTTTTAACCATAAAGTTAAAGAATCATTTGAGCTAATCAAAGAAATTTTAATTAACATTAATTTCCATGATTATGAGAGATTAAAGGAAATAACACTAAGCTTGAAAAACGATTTTAAATCCTTATTAATCCCCAAAGGACATCTTTTGGCAATATTAAGGTCCAAATCAAAGCTAAAATTAAATGAATATTTAAAAGAATTGCAAAATGGAATAACGGGTAGAGAATTTTGGCAAAAAGTGAAAACAGATACAGAGTCTTTAAAAGACATAGCAAATAAATTAGACAATTTAAAAAATAAAATAATTTTAAAAAACAATCTATCTGCACTAATAATGGGAAACACTGACGATATTCTTAAAAACTTAGAAAATGAATTGTTCAATCTAAAAGAAAACCTAAAAGAGCATAATTATTACAATGGATTGCTCAATATTGAAACGGCAAATAACAAAACATTAAAAGAAATAATAATTATTCAATCAAAAGTAGCTTTCAATGCTATATGTTTTCCTAGTTACAAAATCAACGATGAAAATTATCCAAAAGCAAATTTTTTAGAGCATATATTAAGAAGTGGAATTTTTTGGGAAAAAATAAGAGTGATAGGCGGTGCATATGGAGCAAGTGCATCGATCGCTAACGGAATTTTCTCTTTTGCATCCTACAGAGACCCTAATTTCATCAAAACTTACCAAGCTTTCGAAAACTCTTTAGAAGAATTGGCTAATAATAAACTAACAAATGAAGAGATTTATACCTATTTAATAGGTTTAATAGGAACCAACATTTATGTAAAAACTAAAGCCACAGAAGCTTTGCAAAGCTATAGAAGAAAAATGTTAAATATTAGCGATAGTTTAAGGCAAGCCATTCGAAATGCCTACTTTACAATTACACCTCAAGATATTAAAGAAATATCCGAAAAGATTCTAACACAAATAAGACACCGCAATAGCATTGCATCTTTAATAAATAACAAAACATATGAAGAAGAAAAAAACAATCTGGAAAAACTAATAGGAAAAGAATATAACGTAAAAAAAATCTATTAA
- the serS gene encoding serine--tRNA ligase, producing the protein MLDLKFIRDNLDLVKRSIKARGLVLDIDKLIYLDDKRKKIITKIGELNAKRNENSSKMRENLDKVLKISLIETGKILKKQLIDLEEELERVSFDFDLENKRVPNILSPDVPIGNSEEDNFEIKKVGIIPRFDFKPKDHLELGRDLDLLDFDRAREVSGSKFYYLKNEAVFLEIALINFSLNKLREKGFNVFITPDVAREFIVDGIGFNPRGNESNIYKIEDTDKYLVGTSEITLGGYYYNKIIDLTLPIKMAGFSHCFRKEAGAYGQLSKGLYRVHQFSKVEMFCFCKAEESSIIHDEFLSIQEQIFTELEIPYRVLNICSFDLGSPAYKKYDIEAWMPGRDGKGGYGEITSTSNCTDYQSRRLKIRYKDQDGQNKFAHMVNGTAIATTRVIISILENFQDEKGGVRIPKSLVKYTGFDYIPFKN; encoded by the coding sequence ATGCTTGATCTGAAATTTATTAGAGATAATCTTGATCTTGTTAAGAGAAGTATTAAAGCAAGGGGTCTTGTTTTAGATATTGATAAATTAATTTATCTTGATGATAAGAGGAAAAAAATAATTACCAAAATTGGCGAGCTTAATGCAAAAAGAAATGAAAATTCCTCTAAAATGCGAGAAAACCTTGATAAGGTTTTAAAAATCTCTTTAATAGAAACCGGAAAGATTTTAAAAAAACAACTTATCGATCTAGAAGAAGAGCTTGAGAGAGTATCTTTTGACTTTGACCTTGAAAATAAGCGAGTACCTAATATTTTGTCGCCTGATGTGCCTATTGGTAATAGTGAAGAAGACAATTTCGAGATAAAAAAAGTGGGAATTATTCCAAGGTTTGATTTTAAACCAAAAGATCATTTAGAACTTGGCAGAGATTTGGATCTTCTAGATTTTGACAGAGCACGTGAGGTTAGTGGTAGTAAATTTTATTATCTTAAAAATGAAGCAGTTTTTTTAGAAATTGCTCTAATTAATTTCTCTTTGAATAAATTAAGAGAAAAAGGTTTTAATGTTTTTATTACTCCTGATGTTGCAAGAGAGTTTATAGTTGATGGGATTGGTTTTAATCCTCGTGGCAACGAAAGCAATATTTATAAGATTGAAGATACAGATAAATATCTTGTAGGCACTTCTGAAATTACGCTTGGTGGTTACTATTATAATAAAATAATAGATCTCACTTTACCAATAAAAATGGCAGGATTTTCACATTGCTTTCGAAAAGAAGCTGGAGCATATGGGCAGCTTTCAAAAGGTCTTTATAGAGTTCATCAGTTTAGCAAGGTGGAGATGTTTTGTTTTTGTAAAGCAGAAGAATCTTCGATTATTCATGACGAATTTTTGAGTATTCAAGAGCAAATTTTTACTGAGCTTGAGATTCCTTATAGGGTTTTAAATATTTGTTCTTTTGATCTTGGTTCGCCAGCTTATAAAAAATATGATATTGAAGCATGGATGCCTGGAAGAGACGGTAAAGGTGGCTATGGGGAGATTACTTCAACGTCAAATTGTACAGATTATCAATCAAGAAGGCTTAAGATTAGATATAAAGATCAAGATGGGCAAAATAAATTTGCACACATGGTAAATGGAACAGCAATAGCTACAACTAGAGTTATTATTTCCATACTTGAAAACTTTCAAGATGAAAAGGGAGGAGTTAGAATTCCTAAAAGTTTGGTTAAGTATACAGGTTTTGATTACATTCCTTTTAAGAATTAG
- the dusA gene encoding tRNA dihydrouridine(20/20a) synthase DusA yields the protein MLMNRKISIAPMVNITDEHFRYLIRLLSKKVTLYTPMISAKSIIMGDVKKIVKQTPLESPIAIQIATNSKNDALKAVQILEKHFNFDEYNLNVGCPSLKIQNANYGACLMSNANQVGEILKTMKETTNKPISIKHRLGIRLLPSDYKNESYSEVKSFVKIISDFGIKNFIVHARVAILKGFSPKNNRNIPKLRHEFVYKLKKENKNLFIETNGGISNSEQIKKHLSVVDSVMIGRSAFENPYFIANASREFLNETDKILTRKDILMQMVEYIKEYENYLSINILFKHLMGITFSKEGAKKFRQNLTAPFPKNLRKHEILLKAMETLPEKILNSNS from the coding sequence ATGTTAATGAATCGGAAAATATCAATAGCTCCAATGGTAAACATTACAGACGAGCATTTCAGATATTTAATAAGACTTTTATCAAAAAAAGTTACATTATATACCCCAATGATTTCTGCAAAGTCAATAATTATGGGTGATGTAAAAAAAATTGTAAAACAAACACCCTTAGAATCTCCAATTGCAATTCAAATAGCAACAAACTCTAAAAATGATGCTCTTAAAGCCGTTCAAATTCTTGAAAAACACTTTAATTTTGATGAATACAACCTTAATGTTGGATGTCCATCTCTAAAAATCCAAAATGCAAATTATGGGGCTTGTCTGATGAGCAATGCCAATCAAGTAGGTGAAATTTTAAAAACAATGAAAGAAACTACAAATAAGCCTATTTCTATTAAACATAGATTGGGCATAAGACTTTTACCTAGTGATTACAAAAATGAAAGCTACTCTGAGGTAAAAAGCTTTGTCAAAATAATTTCAGATTTTGGTATCAAAAATTTTATTGTACATGCAAGGGTTGCAATACTAAAAGGATTTTCTCCTAAAAACAATAGAAATATTCCGAAATTAAGACATGAATTTGTATATAAGCTCAAAAAAGAGAATAAAAATTTATTTATTGAAACAAATGGAGGAATCAGCAACTCAGAACAAATTAAAAAACACTTGTCTGTTGTAGATTCTGTCATGATTGGAAGAAGTGCATTTGAAAATCCATACTTTATTGCAAACGCCTCAAGAGAATTTCTAAACGAAACTGATAAAATTCTCACAAGAAAAGATATACTGATGCAAATGGTAGAATATATTAAAGAATACGAAAATTATTTGTCAATAAATATATTATTCAAACATCTTATGGGAATAACATTCTCCAAAGAAGGAGCTAAAAAATTTAGACAAAATTTAACAGCACCATTTCCAAAAAACTTAAGAAAACATGAAATATTACTAAAAGCTATGGAAACACTGCCAGAAAAAATACTAAATTCTAATTCTTAA
- a CDS encoding 6-phosphogluconolactonase, whose translation MEFLYSDEENNLKNRFFDFFNMNIDKDKYTSIGICGGRSIATFLSVFLKQNFSFRRSHFFLVDERCVPLNNEDSNYNLLNKNFFSKMVDENLISISKFHAFVYNEIDETTAIHDYNIEFNSRFNIFDFILVSVGEDGHIASLFPSRKLLFSDVEGYQYEYNSPKFPTKRISLTPKSLFNAKAVVLLFMGVDKKRALENFLSFNSSINECPARLLKEHPNLLVLTNIKRDEGYAGS comes from the coding sequence ATGGAGTTTTTATATTCTGATGAAGAGAATAATTTAAAAAATAGATTTTTTGATTTTTTTAATATGAATATAGATAAAGATAAATATACAAGTATTGGAATTTGTGGCGGTCGAAGCATAGCCACTTTTTTAAGTGTTTTTCTTAAACAAAATTTTTCTTTTAGAAGATCACATTTTTTTTTAGTTGATGAACGGTGTGTTCCATTGAATAATGAGGATAGTAATTATAATCTTTTAAATAAGAATTTTTTTTCCAAAATGGTTGATGAAAATTTAATAAGCATTTCTAAATTTCATGCTTTTGTTTATAACGAAATAGACGAAACTACAGCTATTCATGACTATAATATTGAATTTAATTCTAGGTTTAATATTTTTGATTTTATTTTAGTTTCTGTTGGTGAGGATGGTCATATCGCATCGCTTTTTCCTTCAAGAAAACTGCTGTTTTCAGATGTAGAAGGTTATCAGTATGAATACAATTCTCCCAAATTTCCTACTAAAAGAATAAGCTTGACGCCAAAATCTTTGTTTAATGCAAAAGCTGTTGTTTTGTTATTTATGGGCGTTGATAAAAAGCGTGCTTTAGAAAATTTTTTAAGTTTTAATAGTTCTATCAATGAATGTCCAGCTAGACTTCTCAAAGAGCATCCCAATTTATTGGTTCTTACAAATATTAAAAGAGATGAAGGTTATGCAGGATCCTAG